A genomic segment from Nicotiana tabacum cultivar K326 chromosome 9, ASM71507v2, whole genome shotgun sequence encodes:
- the LOC107828023 gene encoding DNA-directed RNA polymerase 1A-like: MMMTAVACRDAGLQFAGVHDSFWTHACDVDQMNRILREKFVELYSMPILEDLLESFQKSYPALTFPPLPKRGDFNLREVLESPYFFN, translated from the exons ATGATGATGACTGCTGTTGCTTGTAGGGATGCTGGACTACAATTTGCAG GGGTACATGATTCCTTCTGGACTCATGCATGTGATGTCGACCAGATGAACAGGATACTCCGCGAAAAGTTTGTGGAGCTGTACAGTATGCCTATTCTTGAAGAT TTGCTCGAAAGCTTCCAGAAGTCATATCCAGCATTAACATTTCCTCCTCTACCAAAAAGAGGTGATTTCAATTTAAGGGAAGTTCTCGAGTCGCCCTACTTCTTTAACTGA
- the LOC107828021 gene encoding uncharacterized protein LOC107828021 gives MCGDKFGAELGKVSFYGTRRHNVGHRVSKKGIEVDHAKVDVIEKLPAPTSVKALRSFLGHVGFYKRFIKDFSKIANPLCKLLEKDQDFLFSDDCSKEGVKASLDSRGSVATRILLEIRYRKGIDNQVANHLSRLEGAKKRIEVEDILETFPDEQLLAVTMEEAPWYANIANYLACHALPYDGHFGGLQTVAKVLKSGLYWPTLFKDVHAWVKSCDESQRTNNISRRHEMPITTIQEVEVFDMWEIDFMGPFVSLYGKKYILVAVDYVSKWVEAVALPTNDAKGVSNFLKKNIFTRFGTPKP, from the exons ATGTGTGGAGATAAATTTGGTGCTGaactgggaaaagtgtcattttatggtacaagaaggcataATGTTGGGCATAGAGTGTCCAAAAAGGGGATTGAAGTAGACCATGCAAAAGTTGATGTGATTGAGAAGCTCCCAGCACCCACTTCAGTGAAAGCAttgagaagtttccttgggcacgtcGGATTCTACAAgcggttcatcaaggatttttcaaaaattgctaaccccttatGTAAGCTGCTTGAAAAAGACCAGGACTttttgttttctgatgattgcag caaagaaggagtcaaagcctcGCTTGATTCGCGGGGTTCTGTTGCTACAAGAATTTTACTGGAGATTCGTTACCGAAAGGGGATAGACAACCAAGTAGCAAACCACCTATCGAGGTTGGAAGGGGCAAAAAAGAGAATAGAGGTTGAAGATATCCTTGAGACATTCCCTGATGAGCAATTACTTGCTGTGACAATGGAGGAGGCACCATGGTATGCTAATATTGCTAATTACTTA gcttgccatgcttTGCCATATGATGGACACTTTGGAGGACTTCAGACAGTAGCAAAGGTTCTAAAATCAGGCCTGTATTGGCCTACATTGTTCAAGGATGTCCATGCTTGGGTCAAAAGCTGTGATGAATCTCAAAGGACGAACAACATATCCCGTCGTCATGAGATGCCAATAACCACAATccaagaggtggaagtgtttgacATGTGGGAGATCGACTTCATGGGGCCCTTTGTCAGCTTATACGGTAAAAAGTATATACTGGTTGCTgttgactatgtctccaagtgggtcgaagcagttGCTCTCCCAACCAATGATGCGAAAGGGGTGTCCAATTtcctaaagaaaaacatcttcacacgttttggcacCCCCAAGCCATAA
- the LOC142163772 gene encoding DNA-directed RNA polymerase 3, chloroplastic-like produces the protein MAMEFIGSEFSQVCASPVTENGNSNNLMASGATFGCLWVARKLKDEEGFYCPHNLDFRGRAYPMHPHLNHLSSDLCRGILEFAEGRPLGKSGLRWLKIHLASLYAGGIENLCYDARLAFVENHIDDILDSANNPLNGNRWWLNAEDPFQCLAACINLSEALKSSSSHTVISHLPIHQLEFLHPYILSSDGSCNGLQHYAALGRDSIRTSLQVLALQREGDAVSNTSYECVYFLC, from the exons atGGCAATGGAATTTATTGGGAGCGAATTCAGCCAAGTCTGTGCTTCTCCAGTCACAGAGAACGGGAACAGTAACAACTTGATGGCTTCTGGGGCCACATTTGGCTGCCTTTGG GTTGCTCGGAAGTTGAAAGACGAGGAAGGATTTTATTGTCCTCACAATCTTGATTTTCGAGGACGTGCATACCCTATGCATCCTCATTTGAATCACTTGAGCTCTGATCTCTGTCGAGGAATCCTTGAATTTGCGGAAGGACGGCCACTAGGAAAGTCAGGATTGCGTTGGCTGAAAATACATTTAGCAAGTCTTTATGCAGGGGGAATAGAGAATCTCTGCTACGATGCACGCCTTGCATTTGTAGAAAACcacattgatgacatattagaTTCAGCAAACAATCCTCTAAATGGAAATCGATGGTGGTTAAATGCTGAGGATCCTTTTCAGTGCTTAGCAGCTTGCATTAACCTATCAGAAGCTTTAAAAAGCTCGTCATCGCATACTGTCATCTCCCATCTGCCTATTCATCAGTTAGAATTCTTACATCCTTACATTTTGTCTTCT GATGGTTCATGCAATGGCCTTCAACACTATGCAGCTCTGGGAAGAGATAGT ATCAGAACTTCTCTTCAAGTTTTGGCTTTGCAACGTGAGGGTGATGCAGTAAGTAATACTTCTTATGAATGTGTTTACTTTCTTTGTTAA